One part of the Lotus japonicus ecotype B-129 chromosome 2, LjGifu_v1.2 genome encodes these proteins:
- the LOC130736953 gene encoding transcription factor RADIALIS-like produces MSSSSTWTFEENKKLEEALAIFEEATPDRWEKIAEYVGGKTPEEVKNHCEELEEDTTWTFEEDKAFEEALADFDEDTHDRWVKIAQRIGSKTPEEVKKHYDDLEEDMAHIDSDDIDIDYPNWD; encoded by the coding sequence ATGTCTTCTTCTAGCACATGGACTTTTGAGGAGAACAAAAAATTAGAAGAAGCTCTTGCTATTTTTGAAGAGGCCACCCCAGATCGTTGGGAAAAAATTGCTGAGTATGTTGGTGGAAAAACAccagaagaagtgaaaaatcACTGTGAAGAACTTGAGGAGGACACCACATGGACTTTTGAGGAggacaaagcttttgaagaagctCTTGCTGATTTTGATGAGGACACGCATGATCGTTGGGTAAAAATTGCTCAACGTATTGGTAGCAAAACACCAGAAGAAGTGAAGAAGCACTATGACGACCTTGAGGAGGACATGGCGCATATTGACTCAGATGACATCGATATCGATTACCCGAATTGGGATTGA